One window of the Candidatus Jettenia sp. genome contains the following:
- a CDS encoding AsmA-like C-terminal region-containing protein gives MKRNLIIILIIIGFITGGIALGYIGIKRTTSDEAIKNRLLSMVKDFGEAKIDHAHMDFLEGIIIDNFSFTGTSADVQGKSVRIPKIVLKHDPQSLIKGQINISNAIIIAPELTIEKPSDIWSLLDVMKANFSKAEMPVYIDTLRHGIEIRDLKIHINEDTQTNSPEIKLSGINITFSPYAGSFEDIHIKGSIDDELLGNYLFTMRLHPGVPSLDVEAYAKNLALDETVLARFPYIGKMLWDNYKPIGKINVSCIARFNNQDNQKKMDYDINVGLNGIRAMYEDWPFLIYDLHGDIEINPAKLYLKGIVGYIRSGDHSSQADFRGEFSLHGSQKTFVMTIPNLFVNQEFLENIPGTGVGKQIWSKIRPNGLVDLTFQYNEGEHQNRSNFLVVDCKGLEINPTDFPLPISYLNGQFKICNNIILFKNTSGFIQCGDQSIFTEMNGVYDMKSERKIFNLHVPNVFITKTFLKNLPNKEIGEKLLTTLNPRGKADVIAHFQGFKDEKDNDYSIEINLKDCDITVSKYKIPIWGIEGRLGINKKRLVSERISARCYGGNLEGHLFINRDTNPYYEGELTLSRINIEEVAHHIIQTEKMWSGLLYGRITYKGRSTDIKDFSAHGQLNVADGSLSDVPIILSVFNFLSLNLPKKETFHSAQATFMIKNSLIHVDSSKVSSESVELNGRGDINFNGDLHLNIVAGFDKNFFSEIPLVGKLFDFIVGGVRRQLTMVEIKGNFFKPEIHSVPFKPITRSIKNVFDLLPKDEHDVTIGTEEKHKK, from the coding sequence CACCGGTACATCTGCAGATGTGCAAGGCAAATCTGTCAGAATTCCTAAAATCGTTTTAAAGCACGATCCTCAAAGCCTTATAAAAGGCCAGATCAATATTAGCAATGCTATTATTATTGCGCCAGAACTAACCATCGAGAAACCTTCAGATATATGGTCTCTTTTGGATGTCATGAAAGCAAACTTTAGTAAGGCAGAAATGCCGGTTTATATAGACACATTGCGCCACGGTATCGAGATAAGGGATTTGAAAATCCATATTAACGAAGATACGCAGACAAACAGTCCGGAAATCAAGTTGTCCGGTATCAATATCACCTTTTCACCTTATGCAGGCTCTTTTGAAGATATTCATATTAAAGGGAGTATCGATGATGAATTATTAGGAAATTATCTGTTTACGATGAGGCTTCATCCCGGAGTTCCGAGTCTTGATGTCGAAGCATATGCGAAAAATCTTGCACTGGATGAAACAGTTTTAGCCCGGTTCCCCTATATTGGTAAAATGCTATGGGATAACTATAAACCGATAGGGAAAATCAATGTATCCTGTATTGCTCGTTTTAATAATCAGGATAATCAGAAAAAAATGGATTACGATATCAATGTTGGCCTCAACGGTATCAGGGCCATGTATGAAGATTGGCCTTTTCTCATCTATGATTTACACGGTGATATAGAGATCAATCCTGCAAAGTTATATCTCAAGGGAATTGTAGGTTATATCAGGAGCGGAGATCACTCATCTCAAGCTGATTTCAGAGGCGAATTTAGTCTTCACGGTTCCCAAAAGACCTTTGTGATGACTATTCCTAACCTGTTTGTGAACCAGGAATTTTTAGAAAATATCCCTGGTACCGGTGTCGGTAAGCAGATATGGTCAAAAATACGCCCAAATGGTTTAGTAGACCTGACCTTTCAATATAATGAAGGAGAACATCAGAACAGGTCTAACTTTCTGGTCGTTGATTGTAAGGGTTTAGAAATTAACCCTACTGATTTCCCCTTACCTATATCGTATTTGAATGGGCAATTCAAGATATGTAACAATATCATTTTATTCAAGAATACCAGTGGTTTTATTCAATGTGGCGATCAATCTATTTTCACTGAAATGAACGGCGTTTATGACATGAAAAGTGAACGAAAGATATTTAACCTTCATGTGCCGAATGTATTTATTACAAAGACTTTCTTAAAAAATCTGCCAAACAAAGAAATCGGTGAAAAGCTATTGACCACTCTCAACCCGCGGGGTAAAGCAGACGTCATCGCTCATTTTCAGGGCTTTAAGGATGAAAAGGACAATGACTATTCAATAGAGATTAATCTGAAAGACTGCGATATAACTGTCAGTAAATATAAGATTCCTATTTGGGGAATAGAAGGAAGGCTGGGTATTAACAAAAAAAGACTCGTAAGTGAACGTATAAGTGCCAGATGTTACGGTGGAAATCTGGAAGGACACCTATTCATTAACCGGGATACAAACCCTTACTATGAGGGGGAGTTGACTCTTTCACGAATCAATATAGAAGAAGTGGCTCATCATATTATTCAGACAGAGAAGATGTGGTCGGGACTTCTGTATGGCAGGATTACCTATAAGGGAAGAAGTACTGATATCAAAGATTTCTCTGCTCATGGACAATTAAACGTAGCGGATGGTTCTCTTTCTGATGTTCCCATTATCCTTAGTGTTTTTAACTTTCTTAGTCTGAATTTACCCAAAAAAGAAACTTTCCATAGCGCACAAGCAACATTTATGATAAAAAACAGCTTGATTCATGTTGATAGCAGCAAAGTCTCCAGTGAAAGCGTTGAACTTAACGGACGAGGGGATATCAACTTCAATGGAGATCTCCACTTAAATATTGTTGCAGGATTCGATAAAAACTTTTTTTCAGAGATTCCTCTCGTAGGGAAGTTGTTTGATTTTATAGTTGGCGGTGTACGGAGGCAACTGACTATGGTCGAAATCAAGGGTAACTTTTTCAAGCCAGAAATCCATTCTGTGCCTTTTAAACCGATTACCCGTTCTATTAAGAATGTATTTGATTTATTACCGAAAGATGAACATGATGTAACTATCGGTACTGAAGAAAAACATAAAAAATAA
- a CDS encoding acetate--CoA ligase family protein, producing MLEHFFSPKTIAVIGASREEGKVGHDLLKNLVSYGYTGTIYPINPKADTILGIKVYANLKDIRDTIDLAVIVIPAVFVKHVVDECIEKGIDSIIVISSGFKESGIDGATRERELYQKIKQHSIRMLGPNCLGLINTQSSLNASFAADMPAEGNIGFFSQSGALCTSILDWSIVEYIGFSKFISIGNKTDIDEVDLIKALEEDTYTRVILGYLEGVKNGTVFIASAQKATKKKPMIIIKSGGTTAGAKAASSHTGTLAGSERAFDAAFKQSGILRANTIEELFDYARIFSYQHLPKGPRIALITNAGGPGIITADAVERSKMKMAAFSRDTIETLRSFLPEMANVYNPIDVLGDAKADRYKFVIEEVVKDTNVDVILVILTPQTMTEIEKTAEVIGEISHRTDKTIVTSFMGGKRTESAFKILAQKKIPNYVFPERAVSAIEAMYHYTLWQKKPLPKIEEIQIQKENVSSLIKKLRQAGHPHLNEEEVKEVISTYGFRIPKSILATSEIEAVKAAEEIGYPVVIKISSPDILHKSDFGGVVIGVQDPSEVRKYFRDIIQKARRLMPDAEIKGVLVQQMVTGGKEVIIGMSRDPQFGPLLMFGLGGIYIEVLKDVTFRVAPIGLDEAKEMIQEIRSFPLLKGVRGEKPADIPAIVDSIIRLSHMVTDFPEIVEMDINPLVVFPEGNGAIAIDARISIS from the coding sequence ATGCTAGAACATTTCTTTTCACCAAAAACAATAGCCGTTATTGGCGCCTCCCGCGAGGAGGGTAAAGTAGGGCACGATTTACTCAAAAATCTGGTTAGTTATGGATATACCGGTACGATTTATCCTATAAATCCTAAAGCGGATACTATCCTGGGAATTAAGGTATATGCTAACCTTAAGGACATTCGCGATACGATTGATCTTGCCGTAATTGTTATTCCTGCCGTCTTTGTAAAACACGTGGTAGATGAATGTATTGAGAAAGGGATCGATTCAATCATTGTTATCAGTTCCGGCTTTAAAGAAAGCGGCATTGACGGTGCCACAAGGGAGCGGGAGTTGTACCAAAAGATCAAACAGCATTCGATACGTATGCTGGGGCCAAATTGCCTTGGATTAATCAACACGCAATCATCCCTGAACGCTTCTTTTGCAGCCGACATGCCCGCAGAAGGGAATATTGGATTTTTTTCGCAATCAGGAGCGCTTTGTACTTCTATTTTAGATTGGTCCATAGTCGAGTATATTGGGTTCTCTAAATTCATCAGTATCGGAAATAAAACTGATATTGATGAAGTCGACCTTATAAAAGCCCTGGAAGAAGATACATACACGAGAGTTATTCTCGGTTATCTGGAAGGGGTAAAAAACGGAACCGTATTTATCGCCTCTGCCCAAAAAGCAACTAAAAAGAAACCCATGATTATCATAAAATCAGGAGGTACCACGGCAGGTGCAAAGGCTGCTTCATCGCATACAGGGACATTAGCTGGCTCTGAAAGAGCCTTTGATGCGGCATTTAAACAATCTGGCATTTTACGGGCAAATACCATTGAAGAACTTTTTGATTATGCCAGAATATTTAGTTATCAGCATCTGCCAAAGGGGCCGCGCATAGCTTTAATCACCAATGCAGGCGGTCCCGGAATTATTACTGCCGATGCGGTGGAACGTTCAAAAATGAAAATGGCAGCATTTTCCAGGGATACCATTGAAACCCTTCGTTCTTTCTTGCCGGAGATGGCAAATGTATATAATCCAATAGATGTGCTGGGAGATGCAAAGGCAGACCGATACAAATTTGTTATTGAGGAAGTAGTAAAAGACACGAATGTAGATGTGATCCTGGTTATTCTTACGCCTCAAACCATGACGGAAATAGAAAAAACTGCGGAGGTGATTGGCGAAATCTCGCATCGTACCGATAAAACGATAGTAACTTCCTTTATGGGTGGTAAAAGAACCGAAAGCGCTTTTAAGATCCTGGCTCAAAAAAAGATACCAAATTATGTATTTCCTGAACGTGCAGTATCAGCTATCGAAGCTATGTACCACTATACCTTGTGGCAAAAAAAACCATTGCCAAAAATTGAGGAAATTCAGATCCAAAAGGAGAATGTATCATCTCTTATAAAGAAACTCAGACAAGCAGGGCATCCACATTTAAACGAAGAAGAAGTAAAAGAGGTAATCTCGACCTACGGTTTCAGGATTCCAAAGAGTATTCTCGCCACTTCAGAAATAGAGGCTGTGAAAGCTGCAGAGGAAATCGGATACCCCGTTGTTATCAAAATTTCTTCTCCCGATATCCTGCATAAATCAGATTTTGGAGGAGTAGTAATAGGAGTGCAAGATCCGTCAGAAGTGAGAAAATATTTTCGCGATATTATTCAAAAGGCGCGCCGTCTCATGCCGGATGCTGAGATAAAAGGCGTCCTGGTGCAACAGATGGTTACAGGTGGCAAAGAAGTTATCATTGGGATGTCGCGTGACCCGCAATTTGGTCCACTCCTCATGTTCGGTCTCGGTGGTATTTATATAGAGGTGCTCAAAGATGTTACCTTCCGGGTAGCGCCGATTGGATTAGATGAAGCAAAAGAGATGATTCAGGAGATCCGATCTTTTCCTCTTTTAAAAGGTGTACGGGGCGAGAAACCCGCTGATATACCTGCCATTGTGGATAGTATCATAAGACTTTCGCACATGGTAACAGATTTTCCTGAGATCGTGGAGATGGATATAAATCCCCTGGTTGTATTCCCTGAGGGTAATGGTGCGATAGCCATAGATGCGCGCATCTCGATATCATAA
- a CDS encoding phosphotransacetylase family protein, with amino-acid sequence MIPIFIASLSAFSGKNLICLGLGLKFKKDGYQVGYFKPVGFSPVIVEDVLTDEDAVFLSKALDVNEPLQSICPVVVTDDLIRRLMKGEELSIRQKTMEAFRRSSLGKDIMITRGLGRLSGGTCLRFSELDFIKESGAKVIFVDKYQAHIDMLDGFLYASKVLGDQLLGVVFNLIPSAKLAFVREILVPFLKANGITTLGCIQKDPILGAVPIREVVHALSGKILCCEDKMEELIEHFMIGAMNVESALSYFRRFSNKAVITGGDRSDIHLAAIETPTKCLILTGGLYPHASILGRAQEAGVPVIVVQSDTATAVETCENLSGYISLHFKSKIQRAAEVVEREIDFNTIYKQLSLPK; translated from the coding sequence ATGATACCCATATTTATTGCTTCTCTTTCAGCTTTTTCCGGGAAGAATCTTATCTGCCTTGGTTTAGGCCTAAAATTTAAAAAAGATGGATACCAGGTTGGATATTTTAAACCCGTTGGGTTTTCACCGGTTATCGTTGAGGACGTGCTTACTGATGAGGATGCTGTCTTTCTGTCGAAAGCATTGGATGTAAACGAACCGCTCCAGTCAATCTGTCCTGTTGTGGTAACAGATGATCTCATACGGCGACTGATGAAGGGTGAAGAATTATCCATTCGGCAAAAGACAATGGAAGCCTTTCGGCGGTCTTCTCTTGGAAAGGATATCATGATTACCAGAGGCTTGGGCAGGCTCTCCGGTGGCACATGCCTGCGTTTTTCGGAATTGGATTTTATCAAAGAATCTGGCGCAAAGGTAATCTTTGTAGATAAATATCAGGCTCATATCGATATGCTCGATGGATTTCTTTATGCGTCCAAAGTACTGGGAGATCAATTGCTCGGAGTAGTGTTTAATCTTATTCCTTCTGCAAAATTAGCTTTTGTCCGGGAAATCCTTGTTCCATTTCTGAAAGCTAACGGTATTACAACACTAGGGTGTATTCAAAAAGATCCGATCCTCGGGGCGGTACCAATCAGGGAAGTGGTTCATGCCCTTAGCGGAAAAATTCTTTGCTGTGAGGATAAAATGGAAGAATTAATTGAACATTTCATGATAGGGGCAATGAATGTCGAAAGTGCCTTAAGTTATTTCCGAAGGTTTTCAAATAAGGCTGTCATTACCGGGGGTGACCGTAGTGACATACATTTAGCGGCAATCGAGACGCCTACGAAGTGTTTAATCCTCACCGGCGGGCTTTATCCACACGCTTCTATTTTAGGTCGCGCCCAGGAAGCCGGTGTTCCTGTCATTGTAGTTCAATCAGATACGGCAACTGCTGTTGAAACGTGCGAAAACCTATCGGGATATATTAGTTTACACTTTAAGTCTAAGATACAACGTGCTGCCGAGGTGGTAGAACGCGAAATTGATTTTAACACTATTTACAAACAATTGAGTTTACCGAAATAA
- the ftsH gene encoding ATP-dependent zinc metalloprotease FtsH: MFKDFKKIKFEMPKKFSIWHIIIAFGFFILLQMYLMNPGVRNITYSDFKKLVKEGNVLECYINHTMIRGKLRETERGTTKNAVFITARVEDPDLVRDLELMGVKYAGHYESPWFKTFFFSWVLPLLILFVIWRFIFKRYGPAGSIMTFGKSKGRLYVQEDLNVTFDDVAGIDEAKEELQEIIEFLKTPDKFRALGGKIPKGVLLVGAPGTGKTLLAKAVAGEAGVPFFNMSGSEFVEMFVGVGAARVRDLFSQADQKAPCIIFIDELDALGKSRGTNPMGGHDEREQTLNQLLVEMDGFDSNKGVIIMGSTNRPEMLDSALLRPGRFDRQVVVDRPDLHGREAILKVHAKEVKLEKDINLHSVAAMTPGFVGADLANLVNEAALLAARRNKKAVGMPEFEEAIDRIMTGLEKKKRLMNTKEKEIVAHHESGHALVACSVPHADPVRKISMIPRGIGALGYTIQKPTEDRYLMTRAELFDRIAILLGGRVAEEIIFHEISTGAQNDLVKATDIAKLMVKEYGMSDKMGLITFEQGNRPLFLNGGFTSSKEYSEETAREIDLEIKKIIDDSFHRVKDLLTGKKEILQGMAKKLMEQEVIEGEELKKLLEELHKSNGK; the protein is encoded by the coding sequence ATGTTCAAAGATTTCAAAAAGATAAAATTTGAAATGCCTAAGAAATTTTCCATATGGCATATTATCATTGCCTTTGGATTTTTCATTTTACTGCAAATGTACTTAATGAATCCCGGAGTAAGGAATATTACCTATAGTGATTTTAAAAAGCTGGTAAAAGAGGGCAATGTTCTGGAATGTTACATCAACCATACTATGATCCGTGGTAAATTGCGGGAGACAGAACGTGGAACAACGAAAAATGCGGTTTTTATTACCGCCCGTGTGGAAGATCCGGATCTCGTCAGAGACCTTGAACTCATGGGTGTTAAATACGCCGGGCATTATGAGAGTCCTTGGTTTAAAACATTCTTCTTCTCCTGGGTACTACCCTTATTAATCTTATTTGTGATCTGGCGTTTTATCTTTAAACGCTACGGACCTGCCGGCAGCATTATGACCTTCGGAAAGAGCAAAGGCCGTCTCTATGTGCAGGAAGATCTGAATGTAACCTTTGATGATGTGGCAGGAATTGATGAGGCCAAAGAAGAGCTGCAAGAGATTATAGAATTCCTGAAGACCCCGGATAAATTTCGCGCATTAGGCGGAAAGATTCCCAAAGGAGTTTTGTTAGTCGGTGCTCCGGGAACAGGAAAAACCCTGCTTGCAAAAGCTGTAGCAGGCGAAGCCGGTGTGCCGTTTTTTAATATGAGTGGTTCAGAGTTTGTAGAAATGTTTGTCGGTGTTGGCGCTGCGCGGGTGCGGGATTTATTTAGCCAGGCAGATCAGAAAGCCCCTTGTATTATCTTTATTGATGAACTTGATGCCTTGGGCAAATCACGGGGAACAAACCCTATGGGCGGGCACGATGAACGGGAACAGACGTTAAATCAATTACTGGTAGAAATGGACGGGTTCGATTCAAACAAAGGTGTGATTATTATGGGCTCTACCAATCGCCCGGAAATGCTGGATAGCGCCCTCCTGAGACCTGGCAGGTTTGATCGCCAGGTAGTTGTTGACCGTCCTGACTTACACGGTCGGGAAGCAATACTAAAGGTGCATGCGAAAGAGGTAAAACTCGAAAAAGATATTAATCTGCATTCCGTTGCAGCCATGACACCGGGATTCGTTGGCGCAGACCTTGCCAACCTCGTTAACGAGGCAGCCTTGCTTGCAGCAAGAAGAAATAAGAAGGCTGTTGGTATGCCAGAATTTGAGGAAGCAATTGACCGTATCATGACAGGTCTTGAAAAAAAGAAGCGGCTGATGAACACAAAAGAGAAAGAAATTGTTGCTCACCACGAATCAGGACATGCATTGGTTGCATGCTCTGTACCGCATGCAGACCCCGTTCGGAAGATATCGATGATTCCCCGCGGTATTGGTGCTCTCGGATATACCATACAAAAACCTACAGAAGACCGGTATTTGATGACGAGGGCAGAACTCTTTGACCGCATAGCTATCTTGCTTGGCGGAAGGGTTGCAGAAGAAATTATCTTTCATGAAATATCAACCGGCGCTCAAAATGATTTAGTCAAAGCTACCGATATTGCCAAATTAATGGTTAAGGAGTATGGAATGAGTGATAAGATGGGTTTAATAACGTTTGAGCAGGGCAATAGGCCGCTCTTTCTGAATGGAGGATTTACTTCTAGTAAAGAATATAGCGAAGAAACAGCACGGGAAATAGATTTGGAAATTAAGAAAATTATTGATGATTCGTTTCATCGTGTAAAGGACCTCTTAACAGGAAAAAAGGAAATATTGCAGGGTATGGCAAAAAAACTCATGGAACAAGAGGTTATTGAAGGGGAGGAGTTAAAAAAACTCTTAGAGGAGCTACACAAATCCAATGGGAAATAG
- a CDS encoding sensor domain-containing diguanylate cyclase — MGNRTIVKAYINKYKYCALGVIVALNCAIVSIFRLEGITFGLVVLAFFCTLQFLTKNEEQNPPIEEKPDIVSESLLHEIMNVVPEVVYVSMFNGSVKYISNGIEKFIGYKPDEIYRTRNFLLHQVHPDDKEKVSKQIHLLQNGSEATVEYRLLKKDGTYVWVSDYLNTMKNEWGNITHYHGILINIDERKTHDKNLQMLNTRIHQLNDMVNHHAVRDSLTNVYNKRYSLVILQNEFNRARTQNKPLSCLLMDIDHLECINTKYGYFLGNRILTDIAKCLLKNLSSSDVVSRFGDDEFLILLPEVTKEELDSMSVSLVKEVEKCPIKDEEKNLTISFTVTVGMSTITTKTKNITDLIEQASNALYTAKRTKRSA; from the coding sequence ATGGGAAATAGAACGATAGTTAAGGCATATATCAATAAATATAAGTATTGTGCTCTTGGTGTTATCGTTGCTCTGAATTGTGCTATAGTAAGTATTTTTAGATTGGAGGGAATTACCTTCGGCCTGGTGGTCCTTGCTTTTTTCTGTACGTTACAGTTTCTCACGAAAAATGAGGAACAGAACCCACCAATCGAGGAAAAACCGGATATCGTTTCTGAAAGCTTATTGCATGAGATTATGAATGTTGTTCCAGAAGTAGTATACGTCTCCATGTTCAATGGTTCTGTAAAATATATCAGTAATGGGATAGAAAAATTTATAGGATATAAGCCGGATGAAATTTATAGAACACGAAACTTCTTGCTCCATCAGGTACATCCTGATGATAAAGAAAAGGTATCAAAGCAGATACACCTGTTGCAGAATGGAAGTGAGGCAACCGTAGAGTATCGCTTATTAAAAAAAGACGGAACCTACGTTTGGGTTTCCGATTACCTGAACACGATGAAAAATGAATGGGGCAATATAACTCATTATCATGGTATTTTGATTAATATTGATGAAAGAAAAACACATGATAAGAATTTGCAAATGTTAAATACCAGAATACATCAATTAAACGATATGGTTAATCACCATGCCGTACGGGATAGCTTAACGAACGTTTATAACAAACGATATTCACTCGTAATCTTACAAAATGAGTTTAATCGCGCACGAACACAAAATAAACCCTTATCATGCCTTCTCATGGATATCGATCATCTTGAATGTATCAATACCAAATATGGATATTTTCTTGGAAATCGTATCCTCACTGATATCGCTAAATGTCTCCTGAAGAATCTTAGTTCGTCTGATGTCGTTTCCCGGTTTGGAGACGATGAGTTTTTGATTCTTTTGCCGGAGGTTACTAAGGAGGAATTAGATAGCATGTCTGTTTCACTCGTGAAAGAGGTTGAGAAATGCCCTATAAAAGATGAAGAGAAAAATCTCACTATTTCTTTTACCGTAACCGTAGGAATGAGCACCATTACCACGAAGACAAAGAATATTACCGATTTAATTGAGCAGGCAAGTAATGCACTCTATACTGCGAAAAGAACGAAAAGAAGCGCTTAA
- the lon gene encoding endopeptidase La, producing MEKATISFYKRGDITLPEILTIIPLKGDVLFPHLVLPLSLTGEELVKIVNESLSKKELIGFITLRYHSNVPKPNDLYDIGTAAKVVRVLESGPDSVTALIEGMVRIKVIEYIQTEPYYRARVEEIREFTERSETVDVLIQSIKTLFKLSTMLGKTLPKEIISKIDDIHNPSVLADLVAIYLELPIDEKQKLLEMIDPQKRLRIVFHYLNKEIHLKGVRGKIDEEVAKEMSKIEREYFLREQLKAIQKELGQEDPRREEINRFEEKIKEAKMPKEVEEVAIKELERLRDINPASAEYPVSRTYLDYLITIPWNKKTTDNLDILQAEKILNEDHYGLEKVKERILEFLAVHKLKEKLKGPILCFCGPPGTGKTSLGKSIARALGRKFVRISLGGIRDEAEIRGHRRTYVGALPGRIMQEICRAGYSNPVFMLDEIDKVGADFRGDPASALLEVLDPEQNSNFVDHYLDVSFDLSRVLFITTANILDTVHTALRDRMEVIYLPGYSEEEKLKIAQQFLIPKQVKENGLENHPIVFKDQAICKIIREYTREAGLRNLEREIASICRKVAKEIAAGEQITKEVTPESAEKFLGPRKFFYQVTDEEDRIGVVTGLAWTETGGDIIFVEASRMKGEKELTLTGQLGDVMQESAIAALSYVRSNAKRIGIDENFYDNSEIHIHIPAGAIPKDGPSAGITICMALTSLLTGRYARREVALTGEITLTGTVLPVGGVKEKVLAAIRAGVTVIVLPLKNKEDFEEIDKEIRDKIRCVYIQKVDDAIGTVLIPK from the coding sequence ATGGAAAAAGCAACAATTTCTTTTTATAAACGGGGGGATATCACGCTTCCGGAAATTCTTACTATCATTCCTCTGAAAGGCGATGTACTCTTCCCGCATTTGGTTCTTCCCCTATCCTTAACCGGAGAAGAATTAGTAAAGATCGTAAACGAATCCCTTTCTAAAAAGGAGCTTATTGGGTTTATAACACTAAGGTACCATAGTAATGTGCCAAAACCCAATGACCTTTATGATATAGGAACAGCCGCAAAGGTTGTTCGGGTATTAGAGTCTGGCCCGGATAGTGTTACTGCCCTTATAGAAGGCATGGTGCGGATTAAGGTTATCGAGTATATACAAACAGAGCCGTATTACAGGGCACGTGTGGAAGAGATTCGTGAATTTACTGAGAGGTCTGAAACGGTCGATGTGCTCATACAGAGTATAAAAACGCTTTTTAAATTGAGCACCATGCTGGGAAAAACCTTACCGAAAGAGATTATTTCCAAAATCGATGATATTCATAATCCCTCTGTATTGGCAGACCTGGTAGCCATCTACCTGGAATTGCCCATTGACGAAAAGCAAAAACTGCTGGAGATGATCGACCCCCAGAAACGGCTGAGGATCGTATTTCATTACCTGAACAAGGAAATACATCTCAAAGGAGTTCGGGGAAAGATTGATGAAGAAGTTGCAAAAGAAATGTCAAAGATAGAGCGGGAATACTTCTTAAGGGAGCAGCTCAAGGCTATCCAAAAGGAGTTAGGGCAAGAAGACCCCCGCAGGGAAGAAATCAATAGATTTGAGGAAAAGATCAAAGAGGCAAAGATGCCCAAGGAGGTAGAAGAAGTGGCCATTAAGGAATTGGAAAGATTAAGGGATATTAATCCTGCATCGGCTGAGTATCCGGTTTCCCGAACATACCTGGATTATCTCATTACTATTCCCTGGAACAAAAAAACTACTGATAATCTGGACATCCTTCAGGCAGAAAAAATTCTCAATGAAGACCATTATGGTCTTGAAAAGGTAAAAGAACGCATTCTGGAATTCCTGGCGGTACATAAATTAAAAGAAAAGCTTAAAGGTCCCATTCTCTGTTTTTGTGGCCCTCCGGGAACAGGAAAGACATCGCTCGGGAAATCGATTGCGCGTGCCCTTGGCCGAAAGTTTGTCAGGATATCTTTGGGAGGCATTCGTGATGAAGCTGAGATCCGGGGGCACAGGCGTACCTATGTAGGAGCGCTCCCCGGAAGGATTATGCAGGAAATCTGCCGCGCAGGATACAGCAATCCTGTATTTATGCTTGATGAGATTGATAAGGTTGGCGCAGATTTCAGGGGAGATCCTGCTTCCGCTTTATTAGAGGTATTGGATCCTGAACAAAACTCTAATTTTGTAGATCACTACCTGGATGTTTCTTTTGATCTCTCCCGTGTATTGTTTATCACGACGGCCAATATTCTTGACACGGTTCATACTGCATTAAGAGACAGGATGGAAGTTATCTATCTGCCCGGATACAGCGAAGAAGAGAAGTTAAAAATAGCGCAACAATTCCTTATTCCAAAGCAAGTGAAAGAAAACGGATTAGAAAATCATCCCATCGTATTCAAAGACCAGGCCATTTGTAAGATTATCCGTGAGTATACGAGAGAAGCAGGACTGAGAAACCTTGAACGGGAAATTGCCTCAATCTGCCGGAAAGTTGCCAAAGAGATCGCTGCCGGAGAACAGATCACAAAGGAAGTAACTCCGGAAAGCGCAGAAAAGTTCCTCGGACCAAGGAAGTTTTTCTATCAGGTCACGGATGAAGAAGACAGGATCGGGGTAGTTACCGGCCTGGCCTGGACAGAAACAGGCGGGGATATTATTTTCGTAGAGGCGTCCCGAATGAAGGGAGAAAAAGAATTGACCCTTACCGGACAACTGGGTGATGTCATGCAGGAATCAGCCATCGCTGCACTCAGTTATGTGCGGAGTAATGCAAAACGGATTGGTATTGATGAGAATTTCTACGATAATTCTGAAATCCACATCCATATCCCTGCTGGCGCCATACCGAAAGATGGCCCTTCGGCCGGTATCACCATATGCATGGCGCTTACCTCACTTCTTACCGGCAGGTATGCAAGGAGAGAAGTAGCGCTTACAGGAGAAATTACCCTGACAGGGACTGTTTTACCGGTGGGCGGGGTAAAGGAAAAAGTGCTCGCAGCAATAAGGGCAGGGGTTACGGTGATTGTGCTCCCCTTAAAGAATAAGGAAGATTTTGAAGAAATCGATAAGGAAATACGCGATAAAATACGATGTGTTTACATTCAAAAGGTTGATGATGCAATAGGCACTGTACTGATTCCGAAGTAA